The DNA window ATGGTCAGCCATTCGAAAAGGTGATCTTTCTGCAGCATATATCCGATAGAGAGAACGGAATGTTCCCGTGGAAGTCCCTGCAAGGTGATCTGTCCCTGTTCCGGTGTCAGAAGTCCGGCGATCAGATTCAGAACGGTACTTTTCCCGCATCCGCTGGGACCCACCAGGGAGACAAACTCGCCTTCCTGAATCGAAAAACTGATTTGTGAGAGTGCCGGGATCTCTCCGGCAAGTGTGTGATACGAAAGTCCGACATGATCCAGTTCCAGTAAAGCCGGCATAGAATAATCCTCCGTGTGTTTATAGTTTATTATATGAGAAAGCCGGCGGATGGCTATATATTAAGATTTACTTACGAAAGTGTAAGATTTGCGAAAATCAGTTGTGAAGGTGTCGTAAAATGTTATAATAAAGTCCTGACGAAAGGAAAAGAATATGATAATATGGAAAAAAATAAGAACCGGTGAGTGGATTCCCTGGACATATCTGCTGATGCTGGTATTTGATTTGGTGTATAATTCCCTGGTTTACTGCGGGGGACAATGGGTGGGAACCCATACAAAAGCGTGGAATATTGAGACTTCTCTGGATCAGCAGATTCCCGTGATTCCCTGGTTTGTGGGAATCTACCTCTCATTTTTCCTGTTTTGCACCGTGAACTTTCTGGTGATGGGTTACTTTGAAAAGAAAAAAGCCTGTCTGTTTTTATGTGCGGAACTTCTGGCAAAGACGGTATGCGGGATCTTTTATCTGTGTTTTCCGACCACGAATCTTCGCCCGGAGATCGTGGGAACAGATTTCTGGAGCCAGGCGCTTGTCGGGCTGTATCAGATGGATGCGGCGGTCAATCTGTTTCCGTCGATTCACTGCATGGACAGCTGGTTTTGTGTGGTGGTGATTCGGAATATCCGAAACGTACCGGGATGGCATCGTGTGATCACATGGATCTGGGCGGTGGCGATCTGTGCCTCCACCTTATTTACCAAACAGCATGGAATCCTGGATGTGGCGGCAGGAATTGCACTTGCAGAAATTTGTTATGCGTGTGTGGTGCGCTGGAAGAAAACGGAGCGGTTCCGTCAGTGGATGGAGAAAAAACTGGCATGAAAAATAAGAAAAAAATCATAGGAAACGGTATTTTCCTGTTTCTAGTTCTCGGTCTTACCCTGTACGGTGTCTTTCACGGAGAAGATCTGGGGCTGATCTGGGAAAATCTCAAAAAAGCAGATATCCGTTATCTCTTCCCGGCGGTTATCTGTGTGGTATTTTTTATCTGGGGAGAGTCGATCATCATTCATTATCTGCTCTATACGTTGCAGATCCGGCTGAAAAAATGGAAGTGTTTCCTGATTTCTTCCGTAGGTTTCTTTTTTAGCTGCATCACACCGTCGGCAAGCGGCGGACAGCCGATGCAGATGGTGTATCTGAAAAAAGAAAAGATTCCGATCTCGATATCCTCGGTGGTGCTGATGATCGTAACGATCACCTATAAACTGGTACTGGTGCTGCTTGGACTGTTTGTGCTGTTCTTTCAGCCGCGGATCAAGGATACCTATATGCAGGATGTGATGCCGGTGATGTGGCTTGGTCTGTGGTTAAATGTGTTCTGTGTGGCATTTATGCTGCTGCTGACCTTTCACCCGCAGCTGATGCGCCAGATTCTGGTCAAAGGACATGAACTGCTTGTAAAAATGCATATCCTGAAAAAGAAGACCTCCCGTCTGGAAAAACTGGAAAATGCCATGGACGAATATCAGAAGACAGCAGAATATCTGAAAAATCATCCGGGCGTGGTAGGCATCGTGTTTCTGATCACCTGTCTGCAGCGTGTTGCATTGTTTTTTGTAACATATTTTGTTTATCGATCTTTTGGTTTACATCAGTACAGTATGTATGATATTGTAGTACTTCAGGGTATGATTTCCGTGGCTGTGGATATGCTTCCGCTGCCCGGAGGTATGGGAATCTCAGAAAAGCTGTTTTCCATGCTGTTTACAGGGATTTTCGGGCAGGTAAAGGTTCTGGCGGGACTGATCCTGAGCCGTGGACTGAGTTATTACACAGAGCTATTGATCAGTGCAGTCATGACTGTAGCTGCGCAGCTGTTTCTTGGTAATGAAAAAGAACACAGAGAAAAGATCAGCGAAAAGCTGAAAACGATACAGGAAAAGGGAAAAGGATACGAAAGAAAGAGGGGGAACTCATGATAAGTTTTATTGGTTATTACAATTACACGGTGATTCTGACGTATATCAGTCTGTTTTGTTCCATCGCGGGGATGTTGTTTACTGTGAACGGGTGGTATAAAATGGCAGTGTTGTGCCTGGCTCTTTCGGGACTGTGTGACATGTTTGACGGAAAAATCGCCAGAAGAAAGACAGACCGTACGGATGATGAAAAATGTTTTGGTATTCAGATCGATTCCCTGTGTGACATGGTCTGCTTTGGAGCATTTCCGATTCTGCTGGCCTACAGCCTTGGTATGAGAGGACCGATTGGTATCGTGATCCTTGCATGGTACGGAATGAATGGTGTGGTCCGTCTCGGTTACTTTAATGTCTGTGAGACAAAACGTCAGGAAGAGACGGAGGAAGTGAGAAAATATTACAGCGGTCTGCCGATCACATCGATCGCTGTCGTGCTGCCGCTGGTGTTTGTGCTGCATACGGTGCTGAGGAACCATTTTGCAGTGGCACTTCATGTGGCTATGTTTGTTGTCGGTACGCTGTTTGTGACGAATATCCAGGTGAAAAAACCCAGGAATTCCACACTGGCAGTCCTGGTCGGCGTTGTTGCCCTGGCAATCTTAAAAATCTTTCATGTTTTTTAGTTTTTAATAATGATGAACAAAAGCCGAAATGTATTACGGAGTATTGCAGATGACATACGACAACATTTTGGCTTGTGTTTTATACATGTTTTTTCGAAAAGTCAGGTACAGAATAATTCTGAGAACATATATGTAAAAGGGAGAGAGCATATGAAATACGCAGATCGATACGGAAATCGCTGGGAAGAGACCGGATTGCAGGATCGTTTTCTGGAAAAATTATATAAAAGCGTACCGGGGCGTGCGGTGGTAAAAGTGCTGGTACATCCGTGGGTTTCCGGAATGGGTGGCTGGATATTGAGCCAGAAAGCATCCTGCTGGCTGATCCCGTTATTCTTAAAAGGACATTCGATGGATCAGTCCGGCTGGGTCAAACGAAGATTTACCTCCTATAATGATTTTTTTATGAGAAAGCTGAAATCGGGACAACGTCCGGTGGAAGAAGATACGGCGCGGATCATCAGTCCCTGTGATGCCAAACTTACCGTCTGTCCGATCACGGAGTACGGGATCATGAAGATCAAGCATACGCCGTATACGGTAAAAGAACTGTTAAAGAGTGAAAAACTGGCTCGTGCCTATGAAGGCGGCTATGGATTCGTTTACCGCTTGACAGTGGACGACTATCACAGGTATATTTATACAGAAACCGGAAAAAAATCCGGCAACTATAAGATACCCGGAATCTTCCATACGGTTAACCCGATTGCAAACGATCAGGAGCCGATCTATAAGGAAAATACCAGAGAGTTCTGCCTGATCAGGACAACCGATGCAGGAACCGTCCTGCAGATGGAAGTCGGCGCGCTGATGGTCGGAAAGATCGAGAATGATCAGGAAGAAGCGTTTGTACACCGGGGCGAAGAAAAGGGAAGATTTGCATTTGGCGGATCCACGATCGTGGTGCTTTACCAGCGGGGACGGGTACATCCGGATGAAGATCTTCTGAAAAACAGCCGAGATGGTTACGAGACAAAAGTAACCCAGGGAGAGGCTGTGGGAGATAAGGTGAAACGATGCAGAAAATAAATTATCAGAAATTAATGGAAAATGAAATCGCACACAACAGGCAGGAGCAGAAAGTTCCTGCCTTGCTTTTACACAGCTGTTGCGCGCCGTGCAGCAGTTACTGTCTGGAGACACTGAGTGAGGACTTTGCGATCACGGTGTTTTATTACAATCCCAACATTTATCCGGAAGAAGAATACTGGAAAAGGGTGAGAGAACAGGAGCGGTTTATCGGTCTTCTGCCTGCGAAACATAAAATCTCTTTTCTGGAAGGCAACTATGAAAAAGAACGGTTTTATGAGACAGTAAAAGGCATGGAGAAGATCCCGGAGGGCGGAGAGCGGTGCTTTGCCTGTTACCGCCTGCGGCTGTCGGAGGCAATCAAAGAGGCCGAGAAGGGTGGATTTGACTATGTGACGACCACGCTGACGATCAGTCCGATGAAAAATGCACAGAAATTAAATGAGATCGGAGAAGAACTGTGCCGGGATACAAAAGTGGCGTGGCTGCCGTCGGATTTTAAGAAGAAAAACGGGTACAAACGATCCACAGAACTGTCAAAAGAATACGGGATGTACCGGCAGGATTACTGCGGATGTGTGTTCTCGATGCGGGAGCGTGAAGAGCAAAAAGCCCGGATCGAGCAGGAAATCTTGCAGAATAACGGAATATAAAAAGCGACTTGCGCCGACACAGGATTAATGATAGAATGATTTCAGACTTTACTATGAGAAAGTAAATGGCAGTGAATCCGCTGATTCCCGGATAATTTAAGAGAGGAACAGGAAAAGAAGTCTGCCGGAAAATACAGGGAAGAGAGGAAACAATATGGCACAGTTATGGGGAGGCCGTTTTACAAAAGAAACGGACAAACTTGTATATAATTTTAACGCATCCATCGGATTCGATCAGAAGTTTTTCCATCAGGATGTACAGGGAAGCAAAGCACATGTGACGATGCTTGCAAAACAGGGGATTCTGACGGAAGAGGAAAAAAATCAGATCATCGCCGGACTGGACAGTATCGTGGCGGATGTGGATGCCGGTAAACTGGAGATCACCAGTGAGTACGAAGATATCCACAGTTTTGTGGAGGCAAATCTGATCGACCGGATCGGTGACGCAGGTAAGAAACTGCACACCGGACGAAGCAGAAATGATCAGGTAGCGCTGGATATGAAACTGTATGTCAGAGACGAGATCAAAGAACTGGATGAACTGGTGAAGAAGCTGCTGGTGACACTGAATAAGATCATGGAAGAAAACCTGCATACCTATATGCCGGGATTTACCCATCTGCAGAAAGCGCAGCCGATCACGCTGGCTCACCACATGGGTGCTTACTTTGAGATGTTCCGCAGAGACAGAAGCCGTCTGGCAGACATTTACGCCAGAATGAACTATTGCCCACTGGGAAGCGGAGCGCTTGCAGGAACCACCTATCCGCTGGATCGTGCCTACAGTGCCGAACTGATGGGATTTGCCGGTCCTACGATGAACAGTATGGATTCCGTAGCAGACAGAGATTATGTGATCGAACTGTTATCTGCCATGTCCACGATCATGATGCATCTGAGCCGTTTTTCCGAGGAAATCATCATCTGGAACTCCAACGAGTATCAGTTTGTGGAGATTGATGATGCCTACAGCACCGGAAGCAGCATCATGCCGCAGAAGAAAAACCCGGATATCGCCGAGCTGGTAAGAGGAAAGACCGGTCGTGTCTATGGCGCACTGATGTCCATTCTGACAACCATGAAGGGAATCCCGCTGGCATATAATAAAGACATGCAGGAAGATAAAGAACTGACCTTTGACGCCATCGATACCGTAAAGGGATGTCTGGCTCTGTTTGAGGGTATGGTTTCCACAATGAAGTTCCGGAATGATGTAATGGAAAACAGCGCAAAACACGGATTTACCAACGCCACCGATGCGGCAGATTATCTGGTAAACCACGGCGTACCGTTCCGTGACGCACACGGTATTGTTGGACGTCTGGTACTGTATTGTCTGGATAAGAAAATCTCACTGGATGAGATGAGCCTGGAAGAATACAAAGCCATCAGTCCGGTATTTGAAGAGGATATTTACGAAGCCATCAGCATCAAGACTTGCGTGGAAAAACGTATGACGATCGGTGCTCCGGGACCGGATGCGATGGCGAAAGTCGTAGAGTGGAATAAAAAATATCTGGAAGAAAACTAAAAAAGTGTTGATTTTTTCAAAAAACTGGTATAGTATTACCAAGTAAATACAAATGTACGCGAGAGAAATACAAAAAGTAACGGTTGTGCATTGAGTAAGAAGAATGAGGAGTGAAATCACAATGAGCAGCAAATTAAGAGTAGGTATTTTAGGAGCAACAGGAATGGTAGGACAGAGATTCATCTCTCTGCTGGAAAATCATCCGTGGTTTGAAGTAGTAACCGTAGCAGCATCCCCGAGAAGTGCAGGAAAAACATATGAAGAAGCCGTAGGCGGACGCTGGAAAATGGACACTCCGATGCCGGAAGCTGTAAAGAAACTGGTAGTTATGAATGTAAACGAAGTGGAGAAAGTAGCTTCCACCGTTGATTTTGTATTTTCCGCAGTTGATATGTCCAAAGAGGAAATCAAAGCGATCGAAGAAGAATATGCAAAAACGGAGACGCCGGTTGTATCCAACAACAGTGCCCACAGATGGACACCGGATGTACCGATGGTAGTGCCGGAGATCAATCCGGAACACTTTGAAGTTATCGAATCTCAGAAAAAACGTCTGGGAACTACCCGTGGATTTATCGCTGTAAAACCGAACTGCTCCATCCAGAGCTACGCACCGGTTCTGACCGCTTGGAAAGAGTTCGAGCCATATGAAGTGGTTGCTACTACATATCAGGCGATTTCCGGAGCAGGTAAAACATTCAAAGACTGGCCGGAGATGGTAGAAAACATCATCCCGTATATCGGTGGAGAAGAAGAAAAGAGCGAACAGGAACCGCTTCGTATCTGGGGTAAAGTAGAAAACGGCCAGATCGTAAAAGCTACCGAGCCGGTGATCACCTGCCAGTGTATCCGTGTTCCGGTTCTGAACGGACATACCGCAGCAGTCTTTGTAAAATTCAGAAAGAATCCTACCAAAGAACAGCTGATCGAAAAACTGGTGAACTTCAAAGGATTCCCACAGGAAGCAGAACTTCCGAGTGCTCCGAAGCAGTTTATCCAGTATCTGGAAGAAGATAACCGTCCACAGGTAAAACTGGATGTCAACTTTGAAAACGGTATGGGAATCAGCGTAGGACGTCTGAGAGAAGACACCGTATACGACTGGAAATTCGTAGGTCTGTCCCACAACACCGTAAGAGGAGCTGCAGGCGGCGCTGTTCTGTGTGCAGAGACTCTGAAAGCAAAAGGATATATTCAGGCAAAATAAGAAATAAGATAAGAAACGATATACGAACAGGATTTTGGATGTGTGCTTGCATATTCAGGATCCTGTTTTTTATGCAAGTAACGAGCAAAAGGCAACGCCTGCGTGAGAGAAGATTGTTATATTATATGTTCTAAATTGCAAGACTCAAAAACCGTAACACTTGAATTTATCTGTGAAAAAAGGTATACTCTTTGGTGCCCTGTGCCGGAGTCCTTTCAAACACACTCTGGCGGTTACAGGGTTCTGAAGAGATAAGAAAGGGTTAAAATACATGAAAAAATCCGTATTTATCGCAGAGAAACCAAGCGTTGCCCAGGAATTTGCCAAAGCTTTAAAGGTGAAGACCACGCGGCATGACGGCTATCTGGAGTCGGAAAATACCATTGTGACCTGGTGTGTAGGTCATCTGGTAACCATGAGTTATCCGGAAGTCTACGATATCAAATACAAACGCTGGACTCTGGAGACACTTCCTTTCCTTCCGGGAGAATTCAAGTATGAAGTGATCCCGGCGGTGAGAAAGCAGTTTGAGATCGTCAGCGGACTTTTGAACCGTGCAGACGTGGAAACCATCTATGTCTGTACCGATTCGGGAAGAGAGGGAGAATACATCTACCGTCTGGTGGCCCAGATGGCCGGTGTAA is part of the Blautia faecicola genome and encodes:
- a CDS encoding phosphatase PAP2 family protein yields the protein MIIWKKIRTGEWIPWTYLLMLVFDLVYNSLVYCGGQWVGTHTKAWNIETSLDQQIPVIPWFVGIYLSFFLFCTVNFLVMGYFEKKKACLFLCAELLAKTVCGIFYLCFPTTNLRPEIVGTDFWSQALVGLYQMDAAVNLFPSIHCMDSWFCVVVIRNIRNVPGWHRVITWIWAVAICASTLFTKQHGILDVAAGIALAEICYACVVRWKKTERFRQWMEKKLA
- a CDS encoding lysylphosphatidylglycerol synthase transmembrane domain-containing protein encodes the protein MKNKKKIIGNGIFLFLVLGLTLYGVFHGEDLGLIWENLKKADIRYLFPAVICVVFFIWGESIIIHYLLYTLQIRLKKWKCFLISSVGFFFSCITPSASGGQPMQMVYLKKEKIPISISSVVLMIVTITYKLVLVLLGLFVLFFQPRIKDTYMQDVMPVMWLGLWLNVFCVAFMLLLTFHPQLMRQILVKGHELLVKMHILKKKTSRLEKLENAMDEYQKTAEYLKNHPGVVGIVFLITCLQRVALFFVTYFVYRSFGLHQYSMYDIVVLQGMISVAVDMLPLPGGMGISEKLFSMLFTGIFGQVKVLAGLILSRGLSYYTELLISAVMTVAAQLFLGNEKEHREKISEKLKTIQEKGKGYERKRGNS
- a CDS encoding CDP-alcohol phosphatidyltransferase family protein; the protein is MISFIGYYNYTVILTYISLFCSIAGMLFTVNGWYKMAVLCLALSGLCDMFDGKIARRKTDRTDDEKCFGIQIDSLCDMVCFGAFPILLAYSLGMRGPIGIVILAWYGMNGVVRLGYFNVCETKRQEETEEVRKYYSGLPITSIAVVLPLVFVLHTVLRNHFAVALHVAMFVVGTLFVTNIQVKKPRNSTLAVLVGVVALAILKIFHVF
- a CDS encoding phosphatidylserine decarboxylase; the protein is MKYADRYGNRWEETGLQDRFLEKLYKSVPGRAVVKVLVHPWVSGMGGWILSQKASCWLIPLFLKGHSMDQSGWVKRRFTSYNDFFMRKLKSGQRPVEEDTARIISPCDAKLTVCPITEYGIMKIKHTPYTVKELLKSEKLARAYEGGYGFVYRLTVDDYHRYIYTETGKKSGNYKIPGIFHTVNPIANDQEPIYKENTREFCLIRTTDAGTVLQMEVGALMVGKIENDQEEAFVHRGEEKGRFAFGGSTIVVLYQRGRVHPDEDLLKNSRDGYETKVTQGEAVGDKVKRCRK
- a CDS encoding epoxyqueuosine reductase QueH, translated to MQKINYQKLMENEIAHNRQEQKVPALLLHSCCAPCSSYCLETLSEDFAITVFYYNPNIYPEEEYWKRVREQERFIGLLPAKHKISFLEGNYEKERFYETVKGMEKIPEGGERCFACYRLRLSEAIKEAEKGGFDYVTTTLTISPMKNAQKLNEIGEELCRDTKVAWLPSDFKKKNGYKRSTELSKEYGMYRQDYCGCVFSMREREEQKARIEQEILQNNGI
- the argH gene encoding argininosuccinate lyase produces the protein MAQLWGGRFTKETDKLVYNFNASIGFDQKFFHQDVQGSKAHVTMLAKQGILTEEEKNQIIAGLDSIVADVDAGKLEITSEYEDIHSFVEANLIDRIGDAGKKLHTGRSRNDQVALDMKLYVRDEIKELDELVKKLLVTLNKIMEENLHTYMPGFTHLQKAQPITLAHHMGAYFEMFRRDRSRLADIYARMNYCPLGSGALAGTTYPLDRAYSAELMGFAGPTMNSMDSVADRDYVIELLSAMSTIMMHLSRFSEEIIIWNSNEYQFVEIDDAYSTGSSIMPQKKNPDIAELVRGKTGRVYGALMSILTTMKGIPLAYNKDMQEDKELTFDAIDTVKGCLALFEGMVSTMKFRNDVMENSAKHGFTNATDAADYLVNHGVPFRDAHGIVGRLVLYCLDKKISLDEMSLEEYKAISPVFEEDIYEAISIKTCVEKRMTIGAPGPDAMAKVVEWNKKYLEEN
- the asd gene encoding aspartate-semialdehyde dehydrogenase; this translates as MSSKLRVGILGATGMVGQRFISLLENHPWFEVVTVAASPRSAGKTYEEAVGGRWKMDTPMPEAVKKLVVMNVNEVEKVASTVDFVFSAVDMSKEEIKAIEEEYAKTETPVVSNNSAHRWTPDVPMVVPEINPEHFEVIESQKKRLGTTRGFIAVKPNCSIQSYAPVLTAWKEFEPYEVVATTYQAISGAGKTFKDWPEMVENIIPYIGGEEEKSEQEPLRIWGKVENGQIVKATEPVITCQCIRVPVLNGHTAAVFVKFRKNPTKEQLIEKLVNFKGFPQEAELPSAPKQFIQYLEEDNRPQVKLDVNFENGMGISVGRLREDTVYDWKFVGLSHNTVRGAAGGAVLCAETLKAKGYIQAK